In a single window of the Pseudohongiella acticola genome:
- a CDS encoding ATP-binding protein, with protein MSKTGIAWLDTLLRGTHGELRMAPRVSLQRLLALRTLVTATGILGTFIFDFFSPLNLPVLPIAALLVGIVVSLALGVWRVRRATLITTRELAAHLALDFVFVTVLLIYTGGATNPLISYLLVLLAVGATLLNLFWANIFSALAIVVYTVLLLIGIATDQHAEHMVPDFQVHLVGMWVTFVVSALLITAFVSRMAQAIRSREVTLAKAREDAMRNEQLVAIGTLAAGTAHALGTPLATMAVLLSELDDQSEEQLREQNVKADIHLLREQVVRCKHSLDELTRFYNKNDRSQPGRLRLCNFDDAVRDYITNIHPGAHIDFTMDEDCRELMISADITIRHALINIIENAIKAARSQVSVTYSGAQPPQPQVLMSVQDDGPGIPPEVLESMGEPFISTRSDSMGLGIFLANASIQRHGGSIEIFNVKDAGARTVIRLPVST; from the coding sequence ATGAGTAAAACTGGCATTGCCTGGCTCGATACCCTGCTACGCGGCACCCACGGAGAGCTGCGCATGGCTCCCCGCGTCAGCCTGCAGCGATTGCTGGCGCTGCGCACGCTGGTTACGGCCACGGGTATTCTGGGCACGTTTATATTCGACTTTTTCTCGCCTCTGAATCTGCCCGTGTTACCCATCGCGGCCCTACTGGTCGGCATTGTGGTCTCTCTGGCCCTGGGCGTGTGGCGCGTGCGTCGTGCGACACTGATTACCACGCGCGAGTTGGCAGCTCACCTGGCCCTCGACTTTGTATTTGTGACTGTGTTGCTGATTTACACAGGTGGTGCCACCAACCCACTGATCTCATACCTGTTGGTGCTTCTGGCGGTCGGCGCCACATTGCTGAACCTGTTCTGGGCCAACATCTTTTCGGCACTGGCGATTGTTGTGTATACCGTACTTTTACTGATAGGCATTGCCACCGATCAGCATGCAGAACATATGGTTCCCGACTTTCAGGTTCACCTGGTTGGCATGTGGGTGACATTTGTTGTCAGCGCACTGCTGATTACTGCATTTGTCAGTCGTATGGCGCAGGCCATTCGCAGTCGCGAGGTGACGCTGGCCAAGGCGCGCGAAGATGCCATGCGCAATGAACAACTGGTAGCCATTGGAACACTGGCAGCCGGCACTGCGCACGCACTGGGAACGCCACTGGCGACCATGGCCGTGCTGTTGTCAGAGCTTGATGACCAGTCGGAAGAACAATTGCGTGAACAAAACGTGAAGGCAGATATCCATCTGTTGCGCGAGCAGGTGGTGCGCTGCAAACACTCGCTGGATGAGCTGACGCGATTTTATAACAAGAATGATCGCAGCCAGCCCGGGCGGCTGCGCCTGTGCAACTTTGATGACGCCGTGCGCGATTACATCACGAACATCCATCCGGGCGCACACATTGACTTCACCATGGATGAAGACTGCCGTGAGCTGATGATTTCAGCGGACATCACCATCCGGCATGCGTTGATCAACATCATTGAAAACGCCATCAAAGCCGCCCGCTCTCAGGTGTCGGTGACCTATTCCGGCGCACAACCGCCACAGCCCCAGGTATTGATGTCAGTTCAGGATGATGGCCCCGGCATCCCGCCGGAGGTCCTGGAAAGCATGGGCGAGCCATTTATCTCGACCCGCAGCGACAGCATGGGCCTGGGGATTTTCCTGGCTAATGCATCCATACAGAGGCACGGTGGCAGTATCGAAATATTCAACGTCAAGGATGCCGGTGCCCGCACCGTCATCAGGCTTCCAGTGAGTACCTGA
- a CDS encoding response regulator transcription factor: MDQKLILLIEDDAVFAQVMSRALERRNFQVVHASDLDAARLAIATNNHDYAIVDLNLAGHSSLELIPLLKDKRPDSPILMLTGYASIATAVEAIKLGADNYLAKPADANDIVSALTASPAADHAPMSIQQPMSVRRLEWEHIQKILKENDGNISETARQLNMHRRTLQRKLQKKPVSG; the protein is encoded by the coding sequence ATGGACCAAAAGCTGATTTTACTGATTGAAGATGATGCCGTGTTCGCACAGGTCATGAGCCGGGCTCTGGAGCGCCGCAATTTCCAGGTAGTCCATGCCAGTGACCTGGACGCAGCACGACTCGCCATCGCCACTAACAACCATGACTATGCCATCGTAGATCTGAACCTGGCCGGGCATTCATCACTGGAGCTGATTCCCCTGTTAAAAGACAAGCGCCCGGACAGCCCGATTTTGATGCTGACCGGATATGCCAGCATCGCCACCGCTGTCGAGGCCATCAAGCTGGGCGCGGACAACTATCTGGCCAAACCTGCTGATGCCAACGACATTGTCAGCGCCTTGACGGCGAGTCCGGCTGCCGATCACGCGCCCATGTCCATTCAGCAGCCAATGTCGGTACGCCGACTGGAATGGGAGCATATCCAGAAGATTCTGAAGGAAAATGACGGCAATATTTCGGAGACAGCACGGCAATTGAATATGCACCGGCGCACACTTCAGCGCAAATTGCAGAAAAAGCCGGTTTCCGGTTGA
- a CDS encoding DUF4345 family protein: protein MNVLARVFPPALLALNGLIYLGIGWLFSVDVVAWFEVVGVDLRSDMGYTELRAVYGGFMLALGAFLLVCALRHKSYASAGVLLLVFTYAGLVAARSWGVLVEQAYNATVLQIYISEWLALVLSIAAWFCLKRQN, encoded by the coding sequence ATGAATGTACTGGCTCGCGTGTTTCCTCCAGCTTTGCTGGCGTTGAATGGACTCATTTACCTGGGAATTGGCTGGTTGTTTAGCGTTGATGTGGTGGCCTGGTTCGAGGTCGTGGGAGTCGATCTGCGCAGCGATATGGGTTACACCGAGCTTCGGGCAGTCTACGGCGGATTCATGCTCGCCCTGGGTGCCTTTTTGCTGGTGTGTGCGTTACGCCACAAATCGTACGCGTCAGCCGGAGTTCTATTGCTGGTATTCACCTATGCCGGTCTGGTGGCTGCGCGCAGCTGGGGCGTGCTGGTCGAGCAGGCCTACAATGCCACCGTGTTGCAGATATATATCAGTGAATGGCTGGCGCTGGTGCTGAGCATCGCTGCCTGGTTCTGTCTGAAGCGTCAGAACTGA
- a CDS encoding efflux RND transporter periplasmic adaptor subunit, whose amino-acid sequence MKKQYLVAIGLVILIAAWMLVPRGDADRDERYASADIDRSVTAVADDGSNRVSSAADFTVRATRSSVDTYTQTVSVRGRTQAFRLVDVRAETSGRVIGTPAARGARVKAGDVLCELAIDTRETDLQEALSRQEQARLEYQGGQDLFQRELISRSAQAQLKTTYDAAIAAVKRAELALERTKIRAPFDGIVETRAIEVGDYMDMGGQCASLFDDDPMLLVGQVPEQEVSKLEIGTRVTGIMVTGERINGELTYLARAADPISRSYRIEVRLEPQQTPIRQGISTEILLDASQISAHLVPPSSVTLDDAGLMGVKTLNSDNEVEFHRVQIVGESTRIDESGFWVTGLPDDVVLITVGQELVFEGQIVNANFDWSQL is encoded by the coding sequence GTGAAAAAACAATATTTGGTAGCTATAGGCCTGGTCATCCTGATCGCGGCATGGATGTTGGTCCCCAGAGGCGATGCCGATCGCGATGAGCGCTACGCCAGCGCCGACATCGACAGAAGCGTGACCGCAGTGGCCGATGACGGATCCAATCGTGTGTCATCTGCAGCTGACTTCACTGTCCGCGCAACCCGGTCCAGCGTTGACACTTACACCCAGACGGTCAGTGTCCGCGGGCGCACCCAGGCTTTCCGTCTGGTTGATGTGCGCGCCGAGACATCCGGCCGTGTCATTGGCACACCCGCTGCCCGCGGCGCCCGGGTAAAGGCCGGCGACGTTCTGTGCGAACTCGCCATTGATACCCGCGAAACAGACCTGCAGGAAGCGCTTAGCCGTCAAGAGCAGGCTCGCCTGGAATATCAGGGTGGCCAGGATCTGTTCCAACGCGAGCTGATTTCCCGATCGGCACAGGCTCAGTTAAAAACGACCTATGACGCCGCCATCGCAGCCGTCAAACGCGCTGAACTGGCGCTGGAACGCACCAAAATCCGGGCACCTTTTGACGGTATTGTGGAAACACGCGCTATTGAAGTCGGCGACTATATGGACATGGGTGGACAGTGCGCTTCATTGTTTGATGACGACCCCATGCTACTGGTAGGGCAAGTACCAGAACAGGAGGTCAGCAAACTCGAGATCGGTACCCGTGTCACGGGCATTATGGTGACCGGCGAGCGGATCAACGGCGAACTGACCTATCTTGCCCGCGCGGCAGACCCGATCTCCCGAAGCTACCGCATCGAAGTACGGCTCGAACCACAGCAGACGCCGATCCGTCAGGGCATCAGTACCGAGATCCTGCTGGACGCCTCACAAATCAGCGCGCACCTGGTGCCGCCGTCATCTGTCACGCTCGACGATGCCGGACTGATGGGCGTAAAAACACTGAACAGTGACAATGAAGTGGAATTCCACCGTGTTCAGATCGTGGGCGAAAGCACACGAATTGATGAGTCCGGCTTCTGGGTAACCGGGCTGCCTGATGACGTTGTTCTGATTACGGTCGGTCAGGAGCTGGTCTTCGAGGGACAAATCGTCAACGCCAATTTTGACTGGTCACAATTATGA
- a CDS encoding efflux RND transporter permease subunit, which translates to MTYIKAAVSRSRTTLSVFAVIILAGLAAYRSIPVELNPDVTVPVIITTIILPGISPEDAERLLARPSEIELNNIDGISQLRSFSSEGSATIITEFDVSFDPDLALNDIRSALDRAKARFPQNTEEPLIQEVSAATVPVVQIALGGEGVSERVLLRIAQTLQRQIENLPEILTADTIGAREELLEIIVDPSKLETYGVTNQQLVQAVTNNNRLIPAGTLNTGSGAFSVKVPGLIETADDVYQLPIAANADGVVVLSDLAEVRRTFKDADRFAYANGDRSISLDVQKRKGANLVEAMDKIDLIVQDMRTRIPPAVEITYLNNTIPLVIEQNSGLQGNMATAMVLVLVVVIAAVGVRSGILVALAVPFSFFFAFIIISMLGFTYNFMVIFGLLLGLGMLIDGAIVMVEYADRKLAEGYNRKDAFQEATSRMFWPILASTGTTLAAFLPMMFWPGVAGEFMGYLPVTVFAVLIGSLLYALVFAPTIGSLIGGKTGVMVGGSNQIGKLEETRPDEMRGIVGVYARILRMAVKIPGLVALGSITTLIVIIWAYLNYGRGVEFFTSVEPAQTQVQVFTRGNYSPEEIRDIMLDVEARIADIGYYKSIVTQSGAGRSMGGGQGAAPDLVGTIFLEFTDRRDRDVNGFEVEELYRQAIQDIPGVRAEIATPEQGPPVGKELQMEFYGEDLRTLIAEARRVRAHLEDNVEGLIDIDDTTPVPGIEWQITVDRARAAMSGANMSEIGTAIQLLTNGVMMGDFRPDDSEEEVEIRVRYPEEYRGVEQIDNIRINTANGLVPISSFINRDALPGVSSIQRVDGNRVVYVRANPAPGYVTSNIVQEVEQWMDANPLAAGIDYRFRGSNEEQAESFAFLLSAFGLALALMAILLVTQFNSYYQALLILSSVLLSTAGVLLGLLTTGQTFSVILTGVGIVALAGIIVNNNIVLIDTFNYLRAKHSDWDIREVIVQTGVQRLRPVFLTTFTTGCGLLPLAMHVSIDLIGSEIEVGGPITSQWVKLANAIVFGLSFGTILTLVVTPAMLALPDHLRRRVRRIKGMFSKKQENATAEA; encoded by the coding sequence ATGACATATATCAAAGCTGCGGTGTCCCGCTCCAGAACCACGCTCAGCGTATTTGCTGTCATCATTCTTGCGGGACTGGCTGCGTATCGCTCAATACCGGTAGAACTGAACCCTGATGTCACCGTACCGGTGATTATCACCACCATCATTCTGCCCGGCATTTCGCCGGAAGATGCCGAGCGTTTGCTGGCCAGACCCAGTGAGATTGAACTCAACAATATTGACGGCATTTCCCAGCTGCGTTCTTTTTCCAGCGAAGGCTCCGCCACCATTATTACCGAGTTTGACGTCAGTTTTGACCCGGACCTGGCCCTGAACGATATCCGCTCAGCGCTGGACCGGGCCAAAGCCCGATTCCCGCAGAACACTGAAGAACCCTTGATCCAGGAAGTTTCTGCGGCAACCGTGCCAGTTGTACAGATCGCTCTGGGCGGCGAAGGCGTGTCCGAACGCGTATTGCTGCGTATCGCACAGACGCTGCAAAGACAGATTGAGAACCTGCCCGAAATTCTGACAGCGGACACAATTGGCGCGCGTGAAGAGCTGTTGGAAATTATTGTTGATCCGTCAAAACTGGAAACCTACGGCGTTACCAACCAGCAACTGGTTCAGGCCGTCACCAACAACAACCGTCTGATTCCGGCCGGCACACTGAATACCGGCAGCGGCGCATTCTCTGTGAAAGTGCCTGGCCTGATTGAAACCGCTGACGATGTCTATCAGCTTCCGATTGCTGCCAATGCCGATGGTGTTGTCGTGCTAAGTGACCTTGCCGAAGTGCGTCGCACCTTTAAAGATGCCGACCGTTTCGCTTATGCCAACGGTGACCGCTCCATCTCCCTGGACGTGCAGAAACGCAAGGGCGCCAACCTGGTTGAGGCCATGGATAAAATCGATCTGATTGTGCAGGACATGCGCACGCGCATCCCGCCAGCAGTCGAAATCACCTACCTCAACAACACCATTCCGCTGGTGATTGAACAGAACTCCGGCCTCCAGGGCAACATGGCCACCGCCATGGTGCTGGTCCTGGTCGTGGTCATTGCCGCTGTCGGCGTTCGCTCCGGCATACTGGTGGCGCTGGCAGTTCCCTTCTCATTCTTTTTTGCCTTCATCATCATCTCCATGCTCGGGTTCACCTACAACTTCATGGTGATTTTTGGCCTGTTGCTGGGTCTGGGTATGTTGATCGACGGCGCCATCGTCATGGTGGAATATGCCGATCGCAAACTGGCGGAAGGTTACAACCGCAAGGATGCATTTCAGGAAGCCACCAGTCGTATGTTCTGGCCTATTCTTGCGTCCACCGGTACCACGCTGGCGGCATTCCTGCCGATGATGTTCTGGCCAGGTGTGGCCGGCGAATTCATGGGCTACCTGCCGGTAACCGTATTTGCCGTTTTGATCGGTTCACTGCTTTATGCACTGGTGTTTGCACCCACGATTGGCTCACTGATCGGTGGCAAAACCGGTGTCATGGTGGGTGGCAGCAACCAGATCGGCAAGCTGGAAGAAACCCGACCTGACGAAATGCGTGGCATCGTTGGTGTATATGCGCGCATATTGCGCATGGCAGTCAAAATACCCGGGCTGGTCGCACTTGGCAGTATTACCACATTGATTGTCATCATCTGGGCCTATCTCAACTATGGCCGCGGCGTGGAATTCTTCACCAGTGTCGAACCCGCGCAAACACAGGTACAGGTATTTACCCGCGGCAACTACTCGCCTGAAGAAATTCGCGACATCATGCTGGATGTCGAGGCACGAATCGCAGATATCGGCTATTACAAAAGCATCGTGACCCAGTCTGGTGCTGGTCGCAGCATGGGTGGCGGTCAGGGCGCGGCGCCCGATCTGGTCGGCACCATCTTCCTCGAGTTTACCGACAGACGCGACCGCGATGTTAACGGTTTTGAAGTCGAAGAATTATACCGCCAGGCAATTCAGGACATTCCGGGCGTACGAGCAGAAATTGCAACACCGGAACAGGGTCCTCCCGTCGGCAAGGAATTGCAGATGGAATTTTACGGTGAAGACCTGCGCACACTGATTGCTGAAGCCAGACGGGTGCGGGCGCACCTGGAGGACAACGTTGAAGGCCTGATTGATATCGATGACACGACGCCTGTACCCGGCATTGAATGGCAGATCACCGTGGATCGTGCCCGGGCAGCGATGTCCGGTGCCAACATGAGTGAAATTGGCACGGCAATTCAATTGCTCACCAACGGTGTGATGATGGGTGATTTCCGGCCTGATGACAGCGAAGAGGAAGTTGAGATTCGTGTCCGTTACCCGGAAGAATATCGGGGTGTCGAACAGATCGACAATATCCGGATAAATACGGCCAATGGTCTGGTGCCGATTAGCAGTTTTATCAATCGCGACGCTCTGCCAGGTGTGAGTTCTATCCAACGTGTGGATGGCAACCGGGTAGTCTATGTCCGTGCCAATCCAGCACCTGGCTATGTCACCAGCAATATCGTACAGGAAGTCGAGCAGTGGATGGATGCCAATCCGTTGGCGGCCGGTATAGACTATCGTTTCCGTGGCTCCAACGAGGAGCAGGCGGAATCGTTTGCTTTCCTGCTCAGCGCCTTTGGTCTGGCGCTGGCACTGATGGCGATTTTGCTGGTAACACAGTTCAACAGCTATTATCAGGCGCTGCTGATCCTGTCTTCGGTCCTGCTGTCGACCGCCGGTGTGCTGTTGGGACTGTTGACCACCGGACAGACCTTCAGCGTGATCCTCACCGGGGTTGGTATTGTGGCTCTGGCCGGTATTATTGTTAACAACAATATCGTGCTGATCGATACCTTCAACTACCTGCGCGCCAAACACAGCGACTGGGACATTCGTGAAGTCATTGTGCAGACCGGCGTTCAGCGCCTTCGCCCTGTATTCCTGACCACATTCACGACCGGGTGTGGCCTGTTGCCACTGGCAATGCATGTTTCCATTGACCTGATCGGTTCCGAGATCGAAGTCGGTGGCCCGATCACGTCACAGTGGGTGAAACTGGCAAACGCAATTGTATTTGGTCTGTCATTTGGCACCATACTGACACTGGTTGTTACACCGGCGATGCTGGCCCTGCCTGATCATTTGCGCAGGCGTGTCAGACGAATCAAAGGCATGTTCAGCAAAAAGCAGGAAAACGCTACTGCCGAAGCATAA
- a CDS encoding BatA domain-containing protein, whose translation MSFLSPLFLFGLLAAAIPIAIHLIRRENPPKIMFGSLRFLKQTTKKLILFQQIQQWLLLLLRAALICLLVFAFARPLFYQGSIAQLLDTEPQSTMLLIDSSLSMQYADRFEQARQQALQSLDSLSAGDEAGVISFADGTLAVRDLTTDLAELRTFIDNLPAPGYERARFFPALRLANDMLAQSRHEQRSVVMLSDFQASGMGSGESGDNDSGWNLAPGVSFIGVKVGDERSSNLSLVDVRSPQQLMVNAATVSADSQEVDASAGSGSGSGSVVPDNERQVLARVRSTGSVLQERGEVSLLLNDEVQERANFDLGERSEAVLDLPLSLDDSGAYTGELVLAGDSFDLDNHWYFSLNVVPTMRVLVVNGDPAADWYDDEAHWFVLALEGMENSPFSVSQVTLSDFDSSDLAQHDAVVLLNTGSVTGDQQRALQDFVVDGGSLLLAPGNRVAADSFNQQLAALAPARLTNAQVLPANDYLLIADVDRRHPALRPLDVDWSARFQGYWGSEPNADGQVLMRFDSGDPLLLERAVGEGRTMLITSSLDLGWSNFPLQGLYLPFVHETLTYMIRPPLQQRAWQIGDMVDLTPAFDTGDSQLELSEPDGTVVTVNADSPFYRARMPGFLRTESGVNFAINIQAEAAALATIDTSVLHDRILNPETTPAVATGVRTAQLIAELEQPQRLWWWILLTVLLLLLLEAWIANRTYR comes from the coding sequence ATGAGTTTTTTAAGCCCATTGTTCCTGTTTGGCCTGTTGGCCGCGGCAATACCGATTGCCATTCATTTGATCCGTCGGGAGAACCCGCCGAAGATCATGTTTGGCTCGCTGCGCTTTCTCAAGCAGACAACAAAAAAACTGATTCTGTTTCAGCAAATTCAGCAATGGTTATTACTGTTGTTGCGGGCTGCCCTGATCTGTCTGCTGGTCTTTGCCTTTGCCCGACCTTTGTTCTACCAGGGGTCGATTGCCCAACTGCTGGATACCGAGCCACAGTCAACCATGCTGTTGATCGACAGTTCGCTCAGCATGCAGTACGCAGACCGGTTTGAGCAGGCCCGGCAGCAGGCCCTGCAATCTCTGGATTCACTGTCGGCTGGTGATGAAGCGGGTGTGATCAGTTTCGCCGATGGCACCTTGGCCGTGCGCGATCTGACCACCGATCTGGCCGAGTTGCGCACTTTTATCGATAACCTGCCAGCCCCCGGTTACGAGAGAGCACGCTTCTTTCCTGCACTAAGACTGGCGAACGACATGTTGGCGCAATCGCGCCATGAGCAACGAAGCGTTGTCATGTTGTCGGATTTCCAGGCCAGCGGCATGGGGAGTGGCGAGAGTGGAGACAATGACAGCGGCTGGAATCTGGCGCCGGGTGTCTCGTTTATCGGCGTCAAAGTGGGCGATGAGCGCAGCAGCAATCTGAGTCTGGTGGATGTGCGGTCACCTCAGCAATTAATGGTTAATGCAGCGACGGTGAGTGCAGATTCTCAGGAGGTAGATGCTTCCGCCGGTTCCGGTTCCGGTTCCGGTTCGGTCGTGCCTGACAATGAAAGACAGGTTCTGGCCCGGGTGCGAAGCACTGGTAGTGTGCTGCAGGAGAGAGGCGAAGTGTCGTTGCTGCTCAACGACGAAGTACAGGAACGGGCGAACTTTGACCTGGGCGAGCGCTCCGAGGCCGTGCTGGATCTGCCACTGTCACTGGATGACAGTGGTGCTTACACCGGCGAGTTGGTGTTGGCCGGTGACAGCTTTGACCTGGACAACCATTGGTATTTCAGCCTCAATGTTGTACCAACCATGCGGGTACTGGTGGTGAACGGGGACCCTGCGGCAGACTGGTACGATGACGAGGCGCACTGGTTTGTACTGGCACTGGAAGGCATGGAGAATTCACCGTTTTCAGTGTCTCAGGTCACGCTGAGTGACTTTGACTCAAGCGACCTTGCTCAACACGATGCCGTCGTGTTGCTCAACACGGGCTCCGTGACGGGCGATCAGCAACGGGCATTGCAGGACTTTGTTGTTGACGGCGGCAGTTTGCTGCTGGCACCCGGCAATCGTGTCGCCGCTGACAGTTTTAATCAGCAACTGGCGGCTTTGGCGCCGGCGCGACTGACGAATGCGCAGGTTCTACCTGCCAATGACTACCTGCTGATAGCTGATGTGGATCGCCGTCACCCGGCCCTGCGGCCACTGGATGTTGATTGGAGTGCGCGCTTCCAGGGTTACTGGGGCAGTGAACCCAATGCTGATGGCCAGGTTCTGATGCGGTTTGACTCGGGTGACCCGCTGTTGCTTGAACGCGCCGTGGGCGAAGGGCGGACCATGCTAATCACTTCGTCACTGGATCTGGGCTGGAGTAACTTCCCGCTACAGGGTCTGTATCTGCCCTTTGTGCACGAAACCCTGACTTATATGATTCGCCCGCCGCTGCAACAACGCGCCTGGCAGATCGGTGACATGGTTGACCTGACGCCTGCGTTTGACACCGGGGATTCGCAACTGGAATTGTCAGAGCCTGACGGCACGGTGGTGACAGTCAACGCGGACAGTCCGTTCTACCGTGCCCGCATGCCAGGCTTTCTGCGCACTGAGTCGGGTGTCAATTTTGCCATCAATATTCAGGCTGAAGCCGCTGCCTTGGCGACAATTGATACATCTGTGTTGCATGACCGGATTCTTAATCCGGAAACCACCCCTGCCGTTGCCACGGGTGTGCGCACCGCACAACTGATTGCTGAACTGGAGCAGCCGCAACGGCTGTGGTGGTGGATTTTGCTGACAGTGCTTCTGCTGTTGCTGCTGGAAGCCTGGATTGCCAACAGAACCTATCGTTAA
- a CDS encoding DUF58 domain-containing protein, translating to MSQSNSFIDPAVLATLDNLEMRARVVVEGFIAGLHKSPKRGFSVEFTDYRHYYQGDDMRHVDWKLYGRSDKLYIKQYEDETNVRAYILLDSSASMSYASEGMSKLDYGRTLASALAYFIMRQRDAVGLITFDEKIRDFIPAKARQLHLIRILRSLHELTAGTRTDIVRPLTELAMTLKQKSLVILISDLLEDEQTTIRTLQQLRAMGNEVIVFHVLDEQELNFNFNESSEFIDMETAETHITSPAAIRNAYLDNLNTYLDDCRKRCQTSGVDYCLLNTSQPLDKALASYLARRTRSA from the coding sequence ATGAGCCAGAGCAATTCCTTTATTGATCCGGCCGTGCTGGCGACGCTCGACAATCTCGAAATGCGGGCGCGCGTTGTTGTTGAGGGGTTTATTGCCGGCCTGCATAAAAGTCCAAAACGCGGTTTCAGTGTCGAGTTCACTGACTATCGTCACTATTACCAGGGTGACGACATGCGCCACGTGGACTGGAAGCTCTATGGCCGCAGCGACAAGCTGTACATCAAACAGTACGAAGATGAGACCAATGTTCGGGCCTACATATTGCTGGATAGCAGTGCTTCCATGTCCTATGCGTCCGAAGGCATGAGCAAACTGGACTACGGTCGCACACTGGCTTCGGCGCTGGCCTATTTCATCATGCGGCAGCGTGATGCGGTGGGTCTGATTACATTTGACGAAAAAATCCGCGACTTCATACCGGCGAAAGCGCGGCAGTTGCACCTGATCCGTATCCTGCGCAGCCTGCATGAACTGACCGCCGGCACCAGAACCGACATCGTCCGTCCGCTGACCGAGCTGGCAATGACATTAAAACAGAAAAGCCTGGTGATACTGATCAGCGATTTGCTGGAAGATGAGCAGACCACCATTCGCACCCTGCAGCAACTGCGTGCCATGGGCAATGAGGTCATTGTTTTCCACGTGCTTGACGAGCAGGAACTGAATTTCAACTTTAACGAATCATCTGAATTCATCGATATGGAAACTGCCGAGACTCACATCACGTCGCCAGCTGCCATTCGTAATGCTTACCTCGATAACCTGAATACCTACCTGGATGACTGCCGCAAACGTTGTCAAACCAGTGGCGTCGATTATTGTCTGCTCAATACATCGCAGCCTCTGGATAAAGCACTGGCTTCGTATCTGGCCCGTCGAACCCGGAGCGCATAA
- a CDS encoding AAA family ATPase, with protein MTDTDIINEHPTAGLEDHDDLALVKKMQEGRDQMVHEIRKVIVGQDAVIEELLIALFAGGHCLVTGVPGLAKTLLIKTVADILQLNFSRIQFTPDLMPADVVGAEIVEENDGRRKLVFVKGPIFTNILLADEINRTPPKTQSSLLEAMEERQVTAAGVTHKMAEPFFVLATQNPIELEGTYPLPEAQLDRFMFKIELGYLTEEEEVMVVSNTTRNFDRSVSHPLSGEDILAFQRIARQVPAAQSVIQYAVRLVHATRPQNENSPAFVKDWVTWGAGIRASQNLVLAGKVRALLHGRYNVSFNDIRTLAPSVLRHRLQLNFHAEAERISADELIRRVIDAVKEPGL; from the coding sequence ATGACTGATACTGATATCATTAACGAGCATCCAACCGCTGGCCTGGAAGATCACGATGATCTGGCGCTGGTTAAAAAAATGCAGGAAGGCCGTGACCAGATGGTGCACGAGATTCGCAAAGTCATAGTGGGTCAGGATGCTGTTATTGAAGAGTTGTTGATTGCACTGTTTGCCGGTGGTCACTGCCTGGTGACCGGTGTGCCGGGGCTGGCTAAAACACTGCTGATTAAAACCGTCGCCGATATTCTGCAATTGAATTTCAGCCGTATCCAGTTTACGCCCGACCTGATGCCAGCGGATGTGGTGGGTGCGGAGATTGTGGAAGAGAACGATGGGCGCCGCAAGCTGGTGTTTGTCAAAGGGCCGATTTTCACCAATATTCTGCTTGCAGACGAAATCAACCGGACGCCGCCCAAAACGCAGTCGTCCTTGCTGGAGGCGATGGAAGAGCGACAGGTAACTGCGGCAGGCGTCACCCACAAAATGGCGGAACCATTTTTTGTACTGGCAACGCAGAACCCGATTGAACTGGAAGGAACCTATCCCTTGCCAGAAGCGCAGCTCGACCGCTTCATGTTTAAAATCGAGTTGGGTTATCTGACCGAAGAAGAGGAAGTGATGGTGGTGAGTAATACCACTCGCAATTTCGACCGGTCGGTTTCACACCCACTAAGTGGCGAAGATATTCTGGCGTTTCAGCGTATTGCAAGACAGGTGCCGGCTGCGCAATCGGTCATCCAATATGCGGTGAGACTGGTGCATGCGACGCGGCCGCAGAATGAAAATTCGCCGGCTTTTGTCAAGGATTGGGTTACCTGGGGTGCCGGTATCCGTGCATCCCAGAACCTGGTGCTGGCGGGCAAAGTACGGGCCTTGTTGCACGGTCGATATAACGTATCCTTCAATGATATACGCACACTGGCGCCGTCTGTATTACGCCATCGTCTGCAATTGAACTTTCATGCCGAGGCTGAACGCATTAGCGCTGACGAACTGATTCGCCGGGTCATCGACGCCGTTAAAGAGCCTGGCCTGTGA